The Peromyscus leucopus breed LL Stock chromosome 4, UCI_PerLeu_2.1, whole genome shotgun sequence genome segment TGGTATCATGAAGAATAAACATGTTGGTCACAAGGTAGTCACAGCCACAAAAATCTACTGTTTTCCTGTGGTGATTAGTCTTTCttcctattaaaaaataaataaataaagcaaggcaTGGGGGCACTCACGTGTAACACCAGCActctcaggaggctaaggcaggaagttgccataagtttgaggccagctagaactacatagcaagagactgtctcaataaGTAAATACACCGCCAGCCAGCAGAGGGCCACTGACAAGACCCGCATGCCACTGCATCCAATTTGTAGTAGTAACTTTTAGTGTAGCTGTAACTAAACTTTAAGGTTCTGTTACCCTGATCCAGGCAGAGATGTTTCTGagacattttataaaatgcagAACAATATCTGTTTGATACAGTGTCATGTAAGTTATTCTAGttagtctggttttgttttgggttgttttgttttttcggtTTCTATCTCTGCCCTGCTCCATTCCTTTTCCATTCCTCTAGCCCACAGTATAATATGTTATGTTTGTTATATGTTACTGAGTTgggggtgtttgagacaggatctcactatatagcccaagctggcctggaatgcagctgtcttgcctcagcctcctcagtgctggcattACTGGCTTACagacaggtatgcaccaccacacctggctgttatCACAGGTTTAGTGTCTGTTATCTAAAATGTCTCAAATTTTACAACTTTTCAGAATATTTGCATAGATTTTACTAGTTACATATCCCAAATCCAGAAGTGTGAAGTATGGAATGCTCCAAAATCTGAAaccttttgagtgctggaattctgTAATtacggtggtttgaataagaataggctcatatatttgaatgtctagtcaccagggagtggaactcctTGAATAGAtgagaagggttaggaggtgtggctttgttgaaggaagtgtgtcactggaggtgggctttgagggttcacaagcccatgccaggtctaggctctctttctgcctgtggatcagtaGGTAGCTCTCAACTCCTCCAGCACCGTGCTGCCATGATGATGAgttaagcctctgaaactgtaagcaagcccccagctACGTGCTTTCTCACAATTTtaagatttgccatggtcatgtctcttcacagcaatagaacagtgattagATGTTCTTATTTAATAGATTCCTCGTTAGTATTAAAATATAGtccttcatggggctggagagatggctcaacagttaggagTACGGGCTGCCCTTgtaaaagacccaggttcagttccttgGGCAGCTCCCAGccatcctaactccagttctagggcacctatccccacttctgacctctgcaggcatcagacacacacggtacacatgtatacctgcaggtaaaataaacatacacataaagtaaatctaaaaattgTTTTTCCCTTCAATCCCTTCTGGGTTAGTGACAAAAAAATTATCATCTTCTTTTGCTATAACTTGGTTATTGCTGTTTTCTAGGCAGTACAGAGCTGACCGGCAGCACCAATTTAATCACACACTACAACCTGGAGCAGGCCTATAATAAGTTCTGTGGGAAGAAAGTGAAGGAGAAGCTAAGTAACTTCCTGCCTGACCTGCCAGGGATGATTGATCTCCCTGGCTCCCATGACAACAGCAGCCTCCGCTCCCTCATTGAGAAGCCTCCTATTCTTAGTAGCTCTTTTAATCCGATCACAGGGACCATGCTGTCTGGTTTCCGCCTCCATACTGGCCCGGTGAGTCCCTTCCCTTcttagggaagaagaaaagtgggGAGGCCTAATAGGCATGGAGGTAATTTTCTGTCCAAGTCTGGGAGAAAGGATTTCCTGTCTCTCCTCACCTGGACCTTCCTTTGGTTCCCTCAGTTGCCAGAGCAGTGTCGTCTGATGCATATTCAGCCTCCCAAGAAGAAGAATAAGCATAAGCACAAACAGAGCCGGACCCAGGACCCTGTGCCCCCAGGTAAGAAGCACTTTTGTTCAGATCGAGACACTGGCCCGAGTCTGCTTAGTTCCTCTGAACTCACAGATTTCCCCAAGAAGAAATTCATGTATTGACATTTCTTGGGCAAGCAGTGACTTGGCATAGCTGCTCTATCAGCAGCTCCATGTCCTTTCTGGACACGCAGAAAAAAGCAGTTccccagagaaaaacaatgaaagcatgaaatttgcaggcaaatgaatggaactagaaaaaattatcctgagtgaggtaacccaaacccagaaagacagtcatggtatgtactcactcataagtggattctagatataaaataaagaacaatcagaccacaacccatagaaccatggaggctatatttatagcatggaggtccctaggacgactggcttataataaatttcggatttactcaattattgaaaaaaaaaaaaatagccaaacgaatggaaacacatgaactgtgaaccaaaggctaaggggcccccagctagatcaggccctctgaataggtgagacagttgattggcttgatctgtttgggaggcatctaggcagtgctaccaggtcctgtgctcattgcatgagttggctgtttgaaacctggagcttatgcagggacgcttggctcagtctgggaggaggggactggacctgcctggactgagtataCCAGGTTGATAGCAgcccttgggggaggatttgccctggagaaggtgggattggggggtaggctgggggaaggggaggaggtgggaagggggagaacaggggaacccatggctgttatgtagaactgaatggtattgtaaaataaaataaaaggaaaaagaaaaagaaaaaagcagttcCCACATGTTGGGTTTTCCTGTAGCCTTAAGAGTTCATAGCAGATCTTAAGCTCAACAGTTTATAGGCTCTTAATATCTCCTACAGAAACTCCATCTGATTCAGatcacaaaaagaagaaaaagaaaaaagaagaggatcCTGAacggaaaaggaagaagaaagagaaaaagaagaagaaggtaaGAGGGATATTATAGTGCCCATTGAGTTTTCAGTGTAaccattttttggtttgttttcttctgtttgatgTATACATTTCCCTACACGTGCAGtgcccagagaccagaagaggctttggccctggaactggagccaccgTCCtattgtggtgctgggaactgaactcgggttttCAAGACAGTACATGCTCATAAccaaagccatctcttcagcccccatctCACCCTTCTTAAATAGAATCCTTTGCTTCAAGTTGGACCCAAGATTGAAACCCAAggcaaacatttttcttttacaacacTGGCCAAGGCtagttcatttgttctttttctctttgaggtagtgccctaccactgagctatccagtctcctttaaaaaaaaaatttttttttttaaagatttatttatttattatgtacacagaagagggcaccaggtctcattacagatggttgtgagccaccatgtgggtgctgggaattgaactcaggacctctggaagaataacctctgagccatctctccagcccctaaaatttttattttgcttgtttattgataatttttgagacagagtttcactgagttgcccaggcaggccttgaatttgcaatcctacctctgcctcccaaacaacTGAGGTTCCAAGTCTATGCTTGCGGGCTTATCTTGTATTATTGacttagggtttttgttgttttgagacaaggtcttaatgAGATtctgccttggctggcctgggactcactatatagatgctggcttctgtctttctccagagtactgggattaaaggaatgcaccatgTCCAGCCAGGTCTATCTTTTAGTTTCTAAATAGTCTTACTccctttttctttgtctcctccAGAACCGACATAGTCCAGACCACCCAGGTATGGGCAGCTcccaggccagcagcagcagcagcctccgcTAACAGGATCACTGAACTCTGCCAAGGATGGCTTTCCTGTTATATTGAACCTGCTGACAAAAACTGTCTTCCAGGCACGTGGGCACTGCCTTGGGGCATCCAACAGCTAGACAGGCCAGCCCCTGCTGTGCTTGTGACTAATATACTTTAGAGAAATGCCATGCTTTTCTATGGTTTAGTCCAGTTGGCTTTTTCATGGACATCCCTTTTCACAAGAAgctgtttttgggtttttttgtttgttttcccttatACTCTTGTGCAATTTTACTTCAGGACGCCATttgttaagtttttctttttaaaaaaatgtgtttaacagACTGGCTAGTATGGCTACCTTTTAAGAGACAAGTATATGAGTTTTAAGACAAGGCACTGCTAAGACATAAGAGATTTTGGTTCTTGCCATCACATTATTTCCTTAGGCTGGGAAATCAAAATGAGAGCAGAGAATATGGTTGAAAAGCTAGTTTGCTAGTATTTTCCCACAGCAGACACAAAATACTTTGCCCATAATGTTCAGTGCCTGGATGATCTTCAGCCCCTGTCAGGAAAGCTGGTCCAGATAAGGTTTATGCCTGTGTTGATACACAACATGGGACTATTATAAAACACCCACAATCACCAGTATATTTAAAGACAACTggtgttttggtgtttgttttcttatgcCCTCACCCTTTTTTTCCTGGGACTGACCCAAGCTTTGTATATGCTGGGCAAGcttatctccccccacccccttattcttattctttagtTTAAATATGGATTTGGTTATTTAGGAAAAAGAAgctttttggtttgtgttttttttagacatcatctcactatgtaaccctggcagGCTATGAAGACCTCAAGCTCAAGAGACCTAaccgcctctacctcccaagttctggggatcaaaggcatgtaccaccatgcctggctttttattttacttttttaaaaaaaataagtatttactcttatgtgcattggtgttttacctgcgtgtctgtctgtgtgagggtgtcagatcttggagttacagacagttgtgggctgccatgtgggtgctaggaattgaacatgggtcctctgcaagagcagtcagtgctcttaaccactgagccacctcttcagcccctatTTTACTTTCTAAAGAGGAACAAATGTTATGAAAAGTAAGGTTTCTCTCATCCAGCAGGGCATTTAATTTGATAGCCAGAATAAAAGCAGACCAGAGAATGAGGCTTCCCTTTTGACAAGACCATTCACCTTGCCTTAGCCAGATAAAACACAAGTCAGGGGGAGCTGGTTAGATCaggatttattttattccatGTTGGTTTAAAATGGCTaatcagaataaaaaaattaaagggtcTCTGTATAGAGGCTGGGGTCTTCCCTGTTTTAAGGTTGGAACCCAGCTACCCCCCTACCCAGCACCATATTGAGGTGGGCTAAGGGGTACACCCCAGGGACAATCGGAGGGCCTAGGCCTGCCACTCCTTCTCTCTATCCCATTTTTGGCATATGATGAAAAATATTGCTTTTTGGATTCTTCTCTTCTGGCCTTGGATTTTAAGATCATTTTAACTAAGTTACAGGGGCGCATGAAGGGGCTCACTAAGCCCACACAATCCCTGTCTCCCgagaatggggggagggaggctgcCTGATGTTTTCGTAAACTAGGCCAAGCTCTTTTCCTGATCTCCCACCACCGTCATGGAACTGTGACCCTGTCCTGGGGAAACTAGATGTCAATGAGCCTAGAAAACTCTGCAAGTTCCTTTATCTGACCAAGAAGCCCAGACTTACCCAGGTTTCTTTCCTAATCACTTAGCACCAGCAGAGGGTGCTATTTCCTTAGTCGATAACTGGGACAAAAGAGGGAACCATGGGGAAAAGGAAGACTTTAATGTCTCTTTTCCTGCTGGTCTaaggaaagggaagaataaaATCCCCctccttatatatatatatatctatatatccctCCCTTGTTTTCCCATCCCAGGATAGATATATAATTTCTttgatatttataatatatatatatgtacacacacacctggtaacggagaagaggaaaaaaatagaatccgtaacaataataaaaaaaattatttctggttTAAAAATGATCTGGTTCCCTCCAGGGCGAGCAATTGCACAAATGTCCACTGAGTCTGGTCCAGGGATCAAAGAAGGGAAGGTCTTAAAAGatcaagggggggggggtgccacccCTGTCTCAGGGCCCCAACTCTCCTCAACCCCATGGCATTTTGTAAAACAAGCCTCATCCTCTTGGAATCGGTGATTTTAAAATGTCCATGCAAAGTAGGGGAGCCCCTTGAGGGAAGGAAGGTGGCCACCTGAGGCCCTTTGGTGTAGGTGcagaggtgtgggggaggggaggcgccAAGATTCACACAGAAATCTCATAAGTGGTACCACCCACCCCTGACACCTTCTTGACTCCTCCCCTTGTGGGGCTACTGAGAGGTGGCTGGCCTGGGCCAGGGGAAGCTGAGCCTATACTCTTGGGCTGCCCATTGGATTTGCTGTAGGTGGTCTTGAGCTGTACTTCatctctggggggaaaaaaagaaacagacatcAGGAAAAGACGCACAATGCACAAAACACAATCATACACAAAAGGGGTCTAAATGGGGGGTGAGCTTCCCCACATTTTTTTACCTAAACAATCCAATCCCTTTTACTTTATTGACATGCTTAAAATGATTCTCTTTCTCCCCAGTTTATTCCTAATTTCAGTTTTCATATACTTACTCTTTGACAAATAAAACTTTCAGGAAGACAGTGTTAATTTCTAAAGAGGAGTTGTCCATAAAGGCAATCAAATATGAAAAGCGTTCTCAGGATCCCCAGGGTCTACCTATACTAGAACCACGTACAGCCAAAGACCTGATGCCTTCTGCTAATTATGTtgaatgaaagaggaaaagacaaatacttACTTGGGTGTCAGTAATGGCTGCAATGCCACTTCCTCTGTCTCAGAGACACCAGATGGGGCTTTTTGGCTGCTATAAGACATTGATCGACCCACGTAGGGGGCAGTTGAGCCTGGTTCAGGGGACCCTAGTCCCCGGCCCCTTAGCCCATCTGGTTTGCCAAAACGAGGAACAGCTGGGCGTCCCAGTGGAGTCTTGCTCAAAGGTGATCTCTTTGAATCATCTGAAGAGGAACTGGTACGAGGGGCATGGCCTGAGCCTGGTGTTGACTGAATGCCTGAGTCTCCCAAGCCTGGTTCTTCCTCACGGCCTACAAGTGGAGGTGACTGTCGTAGCAGCTTCTCTCGTTCCTGGAGGGAGGCCACAATGTGGCGAGACAGATTGTCATAACGAACTGGCGAGGGCTCTCGGTGTGGTGGGCCGGTTGGCACCAAACGTGGGTGCCTCTCAGCTTCCCGTTGCTGGGCCAGCCGGGCTGACAGGAAGGGAGAAGTGTAGCCTAAAGGTGGGTCTGGCTCAGGCCCTGCCTGTACTGACTCAAAATCAGGGCTGTCTGAAGGAGTGAGTAGGCTGTCATAAGATAGACTTCCATTGCGTGTCTGATTGGCCAGGCTCTTATAGGAGGTGGAGGTGGTACCCTCTGAACGAATGGACTGCAACTGGCCCAACTCAAAGCCCGTGCCCTGGGCTGACTTGAGGCTAGAGGATCGTGAGCCACTGGACAATGGATCAAAATGAAAGCTTTTTCCAAAAGTGGGAGACCGGAAGCTCTCTGGCTCCAAGCTGGGCTCTGAGCGGTAGCTGGGATGGCGGCTACTATCTGCAATTGAGGTTGGTTCCTTCAAGCTGTCTCCACGACTCAACTGCgggaaaagaggaaaacagtTTTAGCACTCTTTGACAGCCGCCAGACCCCAGAGCCCAAGAGACACTGAAGAACAGAATTACATGCCAGTAGTACACTTCAGACTTGGACATCATATGGTTGGCCTTTAACACAAAATGTGACTTGGAACAAATACTTAACTTTAAGATCTGGAAATGAGGCCTACAGAGACTAAGTAATTTGGCAGAAGTGGTTTCTAAAATCAGATTTGACACTAATTAATGTTTTTATCTAGTATTCTTCATTGCTCCTTTTTTTGATGAAACACACATCAAGGAAATTCAATTCCATTAATGCCAATAATTGGTAAAACACCCTTGGTTTTATGTTCCCGCTCATAGGTTATGACCCCACTTCTTAGATTAGATAGTACCTTGGCGCTGGAGGAATGAGGCATGGCGGCTGACGTACTGCTGCTGCTATAACCTGGTCGATACTTGTACATGGTAGGTGTAGGGGGGCTGTCCTTGCCCAAGAGACTGCTATCTACAGGGAGAAACCCAGAAAACACTTACTTTACAAGTTAATTCTTTTAACAGTCATGAGGTTTCTGAAAGTACACAGAACAGGTAGAATCAAGTATACCCAATAAAAGCAAAGTCTAGGGAACAAGATTTTGCTGAAATTTAAGTCTAAATCTCAGCTGGGCCTGGTCTTCACATACAGACCTACAGTCAGCTACTCagaaacaaacaggaagacaAGTGGTGAGCAGACAtatgcatgcaggccaaacacccacacatatacaatacaaattaaaaacaatgataaaacCAAGTATGATAgagcacaactttaatcccagccctcaggagacagaggcaagcagacttctgtgagttcaacaaCAGTTTGGTCTATATAGtccttgtttctttcatttttttgttttgttttttgagacagtatttctctgtgtagccctggctgccctgaaactcactctgtagaccacgctggccttgaactcagagatctacctacttctgcctcccaagtgctgggattaaagtcatgcaccaccaccctgggggggaagggggaataacagtcctagctgtcctggaactcgatttgtacactaggctggcctcaaactcacaagatcaGGGCAGGTGTTTTTTAAAGACCAAGGATCTGTACAGGTTTCAGAATTTGTAATGGGCAAATACACCAAACATACTAAGAAATTCTGATTCAAGCAGACTCACAgcaagtaaaagcacttgccacaaaaatctgatgacctgagttcaatccccagaatccagagtggaaggaaagaaccaattcttgGAGGTTATCTTTTGGTCTACCTAACACCCTCCTgccacacacatcatgcacatatataatataaaattgtaaaaagtatggccgggcgttggtggcgcacgcctttaatcccagcactcgggaggcagagccaggaggatctctgtgagttcgaggccagcctgggctaccaagtgagctccaggaaaggcacaaagctacacagagaaaccctgtctcgaaaaaaccaaaaaaaaaaaaaaaaattgtaaaaagtaATTCTCTGGAAAGTCCAAATCACTGTCTGTTGCTAACTGGCAGCCCTCCTTTTAGCTATCCAAAGAAAACTACATTCGCTGGGTGTTGTAAGCCATAATTCAAGTACTACCTCCCAGCCTTTGCTTATCTTCTCTACAGCTTACATGGTACCTTGTCCCTGTCTTCTATCTCTAGAATCTCACGTATCAAGGCAGCACTTACCCTCATTAGTAGCCAGGCTGAGGTGCGTTCGCAGCCCTGTGTATCGGCTCAGGTCCGGCTTAGGAGGAGGTGGAGGTTCCGCATCTGCAGACTGACTCTCTGTTATCTCTAGGCTTCCTTTGGACTAATAAATGGAGGGAAATCAGATTGAGAAACTGCATTAAGGTAACATTAAATTGGCATAAGAAAAGTACTGGAGAACCAGTTATGTTTCTAAACTGGGAAAAGAGTCAGTTTGGGGATAACAGACAAAGAAAAGTTGAGCATCTATCATAGAAAGATACTATGTCTTATGAAGACATGAAAGAAATGGAATCAGTGTCTACTGTCACTGAACTTGAAATCTAATGGAGAAAAGAGCTATATTTAAGTGACTTTAACACAAAGATGTACACTCAATGCAGATTTCTATCTCTATCATGGATGAAATTCCCTGAGTTTAGCTACCTTTACTTCCCTGTTCCTCACCTTAGTCCTCCTCAGTTCTCCCTGGATGCCATTATCCATGATCTTCACAGTTATCTGCCCATCTGATACTTCTGGTCGAAGAAAAGGCGGTCTGATTAcaattgtcttctctttctttggtcTCCCCAAATACCTGTGTAGCAAGAATGAGAAGGCTTTCACTTACTATTTCATTCAAAATTTCTACTTGCATACCAAATATGAAGGAAGCACTCTGCATATGCAATAAACAGTCATGGACTGGGGTTTACAGCCCAGGGATAAGGAACAAGACCCTCAGTTTAATCTTCAGCATCAAAAAACAGTCCTAAAAGTCCTACAAGTGTACAATTTAGTGCTAAACTGATGTTAATCAGTGAACATCTTCAGGAAGAGTAGGCCTTTATAAGCAGGTATCTAGCACTCTGGAGTTAAATTTTATGCATCCTCAATTCTCAAAGGCAATTAGTCATAGCTACACAGTATCAATTGAATTCAAGAGTTCACCAGCCAAAAGATCAGCATGTCTCTTCCTTGTAGTACTCACCATTCTAAGAGCAAACCCTTCCCTATAAGGCCATTTTCCATCAGACTTCCCTTATTCAAAACAAGCCCAAAGGAGACAAAGGTTTGACTAAGCATGAACACCCAAGGATGTGGGTGTACCTGGGTGCTGGAGAGCTGCAGAGGACACGGCTAACATTGTTACAGCAGCCATTGGTGAAGGGATTCACACCTCCCCGGAATTTACCTGTAACCTAGGAGATAAAAAGAACCAGATAAGTCAGACTATGCCAAAAGGCAAAGTATTATATAGCCATTCTTTCAAGTACAAAAGTGATACTTATAATGATTAAGAATGGGgattcagctgggtggtggtggcccatgtctttaatcccagcacagggaggaagggccagctggctctctgtgagttcgaagccagcctagtctacagagtaagatccagcacaggcaccaaaattagacagagaaactgtctcaaaaaaaaaaaaaaaagactgaggattcatcaggtggtggtggcgtacaccttcaatcctatcactcgagagg includes the following:
- the Med19 gene encoding mediator of RNA polymerase II transcription subunit 19, with translation MENFTALFGAQADPPPPPSSLGFGPGKPPPPPPPPPGGGPGTAPPPTATSAPAGADKSAAGSGPFYLMRELPGSTELTGSTNLITHYNLEQAYNKFCGKKVKEKLSNFLPDLPGMIDLPGSHDNSSLRSLIEKPPILSSSFNPITGTMLSGFRLHTGPLPEQCRLMHIQPPKKKNKHKHKQSRTQDPVPPETPSDSDHKKKKKKKEEDPERKRKKKEKKKKKNRHSPDHPGMGSSQASSSSSLR
- the Zdhhc5 gene encoding palmitoyltransferase ZDHHC5, yielding MPAESGKRFKPSKYVPVSAAAIFLVGATTLFFAFTCPGLSLYVSPAVPIYNAIMFLFVLANFSMATFMDPGIFPRAEEDEDKEDDFRAPLYKTVEIKGIQVRMKWCATCRFYRPPRCSHCSVCDNCVEEFDHHCPWVNNCIGRRNYRYFFLFLLSLTAHIMGVFGFGLLYVLYHIEELSGVRTAVTMAVMCVAGLFFIPVAGLTGFHVVLVARGRTTNEQVTGKFRGGVNPFTNGCCNNVSRVLCSSPAPRYLGRPKKEKTIVIRPPFLRPEVSDGQITVKIMDNGIQGELRRTKSKGSLEITESQSADAEPPPPPKPDLSRYTGLRTHLSLATNEDSSLLGKDSPPTPTMYKYRPGYSSSSTSAAMPHSSSAKLSRGDSLKEPTSIADSSRHPSYRSEPSLEPESFRSPTFGKSFHFDPLSSGSRSSSLKSAQGTGFELGQLQSIRSEGTTSTSYKSLANQTRNGSLSYDSLLTPSDSPDFESVQAGPEPDPPLGYTSPFLSARLAQQREAERHPRLVPTGPPHREPSPVRYDNLSRHIVASLQEREKLLRQSPPLVGREEEPGLGDSGIQSTPGSGHAPRTSSSSDDSKRSPLSKTPLGRPAVPRFGKPDGLRGRGLGSPEPGSTAPYVGRSMSYSSQKAPSGVSETEEVALQPLLTPKDEVQLKTTYSKSNGQPKSIGSASPGPGQPPLSSPTRGGVKKVSGVGGTTYEISV